One Sphingomonas sp. FARSPH DNA segment encodes these proteins:
- a CDS encoding glutathionylspermidine synthase family protein, translated as MIRIETAPRPDWQAAVEAQGLVWHTADGKPYWHEGAHYRFTPAQIAAIETATAELYRLFVDAGDAILADPALLARFDIPAAFHQPIRDAWAAEPPALNIGRFDLGYDGAGPPKLFEFNCDTPTSLLEAAVVQWDWKEAVFPALGQYNDLHEALVAKWRDIAPYLPPRVHFAHADEDSGEDAVTVAYLRDTAEAAGIATAGVTMDDIGWDEDARRFVDGDDAPVEALYKLYPWEWLTREAFAPQLAESLAAGTTLWIEPVWKMIWSNKAILPILWQRNPGHPNLLPASFDIPDGDTVAKPLLAREGANVSIRCGGRVVAEADGAYGDMGYVYQAFYPLPEAAPGCYPVIGSWIVDGAPAGIGIREDGLITGNTARFVPHVIAD; from the coding sequence GTGATCCGCATCGAGACGGCGCCGCGCCCCGACTGGCAGGCGGCGGTCGAGGCGCAAGGGCTCGTCTGGCACACCGCCGACGGCAAGCCCTATTGGCACGAGGGTGCGCATTACCGCTTCACGCCTGCGCAGATCGCCGCGATCGAGACGGCGACCGCCGAGCTTTACCGCCTGTTCGTCGATGCGGGCGACGCGATCCTCGCCGATCCCGCCCTGCTCGCGCGCTTCGACATTCCCGCCGCCTTCCATCAGCCGATCCGCGACGCCTGGGCCGCGGAGCCGCCCGCGCTCAACATCGGGCGCTTCGACCTCGGCTATGACGGCGCCGGGCCGCCCAAGCTGTTCGAATTCAACTGCGACACGCCGACCTCCCTGCTCGAGGCGGCGGTGGTGCAATGGGACTGGAAGGAGGCGGTGTTCCCCGCGCTCGGCCAGTATAACGACCTGCACGAGGCGCTGGTCGCGAAATGGCGCGACATCGCCCCGTATCTGCCGCCGCGCGTCCATTTCGCGCATGCCGACGAGGACAGCGGCGAGGATGCGGTGACCGTCGCCTATCTGCGCGACACCGCGGAGGCGGCGGGGATCGCGACCGCCGGCGTCACGATGGACGATATCGGCTGGGACGAGGATGCGCGCCGCTTCGTCGACGGCGACGATGCGCCGGTCGAGGCTTTGTACAAGCTCTATCCCTGGGAATGGCTGACGCGCGAGGCGTTCGCGCCCCAGCTCGCCGAAAGCCTCGCCGCCGGCACGACATTGTGGATCGAGCCGGTGTGGAAGATGATCTGGTCGAACAAGGCGATCCTGCCGATCCTGTGGCAGCGCAATCCCGGCCATCCCAATCTGCTGCCCGCGAGCTTCGACATCCCCGATGGCGACACGGTCGCCAAGCCGCTGCTCGCGCGCGAGGGGGCGAACGTGTCGATCCGCTGCGGCGGCCGCGTCGTCGCGGAGGCCGACGGCGCCTATGGCGATATGGGCTACGTCTACCAGGCCTTCTACCCGCTGCCCGAAGCCGCGCCCGGCTGTTACCCGGTGATCGGCAGCTGGATCGTCGACGGCGCGCCTGCGGGGATCGGCATCCGCGAGGACGGCCTCATCACCGGCAACACCGCGCGCTTCGTCCCGCATGTGATCGCCGACTGA
- a CDS encoding TorF family putative porin gives MRHSLAIALLSLFAAAPAIAQTTTSIDVAAASDDRRRGLSWSDGALAPSVAVRATAGPFDAGARLTATRGSARFGGADAVGDLDLGYTLPLGGGVDLVGVGAAHLFAGARGRQDFVEGGADLDYLIGPLTLTGGARYAPRQSSIGGDILYLFARAEGGVPGTPISLHAQIGRTGGATDDAVAAARLRPGGDYTDWTIGGRHVRGRLSIGLDYVGTDIARDAARLSGGHAGDTLVGRVALRF, from the coding sequence ATGCGTCATTCCCTCGCCATCGCGCTCTTGTCGCTGTTCGCCGCCGCTCCGGCGATCGCGCAGACTACGACCAGCATCGACGTCGCCGCCGCCAGCGACGATCGCCGCCGCGGGCTCAGCTGGAGCGACGGCGCGCTCGCCCCGTCGGTCGCGGTGCGCGCCACCGCCGGCCCGTTCGATGCGGGTGCGCGCCTCACTGCGACGCGCGGCAGCGCGCGGTTCGGCGGCGCGGATGCGGTCGGCGATCTCGACCTCGGCTATACGCTGCCGCTCGGCGGCGGCGTCGATCTCGTCGGGGTCGGCGCGGCGCATCTGTTCGCCGGTGCGCGCGGGCGGCAGGACTTCGTCGAGGGCGGTGCGGATCTCGACTATCTGATCGGCCCGCTCACCTTGACCGGCGGCGCGCGCTACGCCCCGCGCCAATCGTCGATCGGCGGCGACATCCTCTATCTGTTCGCCCGCGCCGAGGGCGGCGTGCCCGGCACCCCGATCAGCCTGCATGCGCAGATCGGCCGCACCGGCGGCGCTACCGACGACGCGGTGGCCGCGGCCCGGCTGCGTCCTGGCGGCGACTATACCGACTGGACGATCGGCGGCCGCCATGTGCGCGGGCGGCTGTCGATCGGTCTCGACTATGTCGGCACCGACATCGCGCGCGACGCGGCGCGCCTGTCGGGCGGGCACGCCGGCGATACGCTGGTCGGGCGCGTGGCCCTGCGCTTTTAG
- a CDS encoding threonine aldolase family protein has translation MRFFSDNAAPVHPQVMAAIIAADTLDTAYDGDARSRGLDARLSTLFGTDVAALWVPTGTAANCLALAALCPPHGGIVCHRDAHIQNDEGGAPEFYTHGAKLFLADGPGAKLTPDAIRGVIDAIPNDVHRVQPHAISITNATEYGRVYTPAEVAAIGDLAKARGLGLHMDGARFANAIATLGCAPADVTWRAGVDALSFGFVKNGAMSAELLLFFRPDLADVTRYRRKRAGLLLSKGRYLAAQVLAMLEDDLWIANGAAANAHAARLAAAAPARLVHPVEANEVFLRVTPEEAAALRAQGFDFYDWAPGEIRLVTAWDSDPGHVAALAEAIATL, from the coding sequence ATGCGCTTCTTCTCCGACAATGCCGCGCCCGTCCACCCACAGGTGATGGCCGCCATCATCGCCGCCGACACGCTCGACACCGCCTATGACGGCGATGCGCGCTCGCGCGGGCTCGATGCGCGGTTGTCCACGCTGTTCGGCACCGATGTCGCCGCGCTATGGGTGCCGACGGGCACCGCGGCGAATTGCCTCGCGCTCGCCGCGCTGTGCCCGCCGCACGGCGGCATCGTGTGCCACCGCGACGCGCATATCCAGAACGACGAAGGCGGCGCGCCCGAATTCTACACGCACGGCGCGAAGCTGTTCCTCGCCGACGGGCCGGGCGCGAAGCTGACGCCGGACGCGATCCGCGGCGTGATCGATGCCATTCCCAACGACGTCCACCGGGTGCAGCCGCACGCGATATCGATCACCAACGCCACCGAATATGGCCGCGTCTACACGCCGGCCGAGGTCGCGGCGATCGGCGACCTCGCCAAGGCGCGCGGCCTTGGCCTGCACATGGACGGCGCGCGTTTCGCAAATGCGATCGCGACGCTCGGCTGCGCCCCCGCCGACGTGACGTGGCGCGCGGGCGTCGACGCTTTGTCGTTCGGCTTCGTCAAGAACGGCGCGATGAGCGCGGAACTGCTCCTCTTCTTCCGCCCCGACCTTGCCGACGTCACGCGCTATCGCCGCAAGCGTGCCGGGCTGCTGCTCTCCAAGGGCCGCTATCTCGCCGCGCAGGTGCTGGCGATGCTGGAGGACGACCTGTGGATCGCCAATGGCGCCGCCGCCAATGCGCACGCCGCCCGGCTCGCCGCCGCGGCGCCCGCCCGGCTGGTCCATCCGGTCGAGGCGAACGAGGTGTTCCTGCGCGTCACGCCCGAAGAGGCCGCGGCGCTGCGCGCGCAGGGGTTCGACTTCTATGACTGGGCACCGGGCGAAATCCGCCTCGTCACCGCATGGGACAGCGATCCGGGCCATGTCGCCGCGCTCGCGGAGGCGATCGCCACCCTATGA
- a CDS encoding DMT family transporter — protein sequence MNRAANDPAAPQSTRAAILIPFAIVTLIWGSTWLVIRDQLGVVPPSWSVTYRFIVAGTAMALYAKFRGERLALDGRGWLFAAAVGLCQFCLNFNFVYRAEHHITSGLVAVAFALLLVPNALLARIVLGQRMGRQLIAGSAVAVAGIALLFVHEARSGAAGRADTLIGLALTACAILAASSANVMQATPTARRYPMLVALAFAMLIGAAVDGALAWWLTGPPVVEMRPAYWAGILYLGLAGSTLSFPLYYTVLRVIGPAKAAYSSVIVPVIAMLLSTVFEGYRWSALAAGGAALTATGLVIALRARRPNR from the coding sequence ATGAACCGGGCTGCGAACGATCCGGCCGCCCCGCAATCGACCCGCGCCGCGATCCTCATCCCGTTCGCGATCGTCACGCTCATCTGGGGATCGACGTGGCTGGTGATCCGCGACCAATTGGGCGTCGTGCCGCCCAGCTGGTCGGTCACCTATCGCTTCATCGTCGCAGGCACCGCGATGGCGCTCTACGCCAAATTCCGCGGCGAGCGGCTGGCGCTCGACGGGCGCGGCTGGCTGTTCGCCGCCGCGGTCGGGCTGTGCCAGTTCTGCCTCAATTTCAACTTCGTCTACCGGGCGGAACATCACATCACCTCCGGCCTCGTCGCGGTCGCTTTCGCGCTGCTGCTCGTCCCCAACGCGCTGCTCGCGCGCATCGTGCTCGGCCAGCGGATGGGGCGCCAGCTGATCGCGGGCTCCGCAGTCGCGGTGGCGGGCATCGCCCTGCTGTTCGTCCATGAGGCGCGCAGCGGCGCGGCGGGGCGGGCGGACACGCTGATCGGCCTCGCGCTCACCGCCTGCGCGATCCTTGCGGCGTCAAGCGCCAACGTGATGCAGGCGACGCCCACCGCGCGCCGCTACCCGATGCTCGTCGCGCTCGCCTTTGCGATGCTGATCGGCGCCGCCGTCGACGGCGCGCTCGCCTGGTGGCTCACCGGGCCGCCGGTGGTGGAGATGCGCCCGGCCTATTGGGCGGGCATCCTCTACCTCGGCCTTGCCGGCTCGACCTTGTCCTTCCCGCTCTATTACACCGTGCTGCGCGTTATTGGCCCGGCTAAGGCGGCCTATTCCAGCGTCATCGTCCCCGTCATCGCGATGCTGCTGTCGACGGTGTTCGAGGGCTATCGCTGGTCGGCGCTGGCGGCGGGCGGTGCGGCGCTGACCGCGACCGGACTGGTCATCGCGCTCAGGGCACGCAGGCCGAACCGGTAG
- a CDS encoding NAD(P)-dependent oxidoreductase yields the protein MLLIFGLGYTASRIAGAWPGAVIGTTRDGRDGTLRFDDEAAVRVALAGTSHVLSSVPPEGDADPVLARYGDALGGRWLGYLSSTGVYGDAGGAWVDESAPTGGGRRSARAQADAAWLARGARVFRLPGIYGPGRSPLERVHDGRAHRVGLADQVFSRVHVDDIVAGVIAARGAPAGAYNLADDRPCAQDDVVAYAAALLGLPPPPLVSLDSLSPIARGFYAENRRVANGKAKRLLGWAPRYPDYRFGLRALSAMTSPVAVSAAPPAASADQR from the coding sequence ATGCTGCTGATCTTCGGCCTCGGCTATACCGCGTCGCGTATCGCCGGGGCGTGGCCGGGGGCGGTGATCGGGACGACGCGCGACGGGCGCGACGGGACGCTGCGCTTCGACGACGAGGCGGCGGTGCGCGTGGCGCTGGCGGGAACGAGCCATGTGCTTTCCTCCGTACCGCCGGAGGGGGACGCGGACCCGGTGCTGGCGCGCTATGGCGACGCGCTGGGCGGGCGCTGGCTCGGCTATCTGTCGTCCACCGGCGTCTATGGCGATGCGGGCGGCGCATGGGTGGACGAAAGCGCGCCGACCGGCGGCGGGCGACGCTCGGCGCGGGCGCAGGCGGATGCGGCGTGGCTGGCGCGCGGCGCGCGGGTGTTCCGCTTGCCCGGCATATACGGCCCCGGCCGATCGCCGCTGGAGCGGGTGCACGACGGCCGCGCGCATCGCGTGGGCTTGGCCGATCAGGTGTTCAGCCGCGTGCACGTCGACGACATCGTCGCGGGCGTGATCGCGGCGCGAGGCGCGCCGGCGGGAGCCTACAACCTCGCCGACGATCGGCCGTGCGCGCAGGATGACGTCGTCGCTTATGCCGCGGCGTTGCTCGGCCTGCCGCCGCCGCCCTTGGTGTCGCTCGACAGCCTGTCGCCGATAGCGCGGGGGTTCTATGCGGAGAATCGCCGCGTCGCCAACGGCAAGGCGAAGCGGCTGCTCGGCTGGGCGCCGCGCTATCCCGACTACCGGTTCGGCCTGCGTGCCCTGAGCGCGATGACCAGTCCGGTCGCGGTCAGCGCCGCACCGCCCGCCGCCAGCGCCGACCAGCGATAG
- a CDS encoding M28 family metallopeptidase, which yields MFRTFGALALLALSTSAFAQTAPAPAATSPTAKLDLAAINAPLPADQAAMKAHVLFLASDAMKGREAGSPEFDIAAQYVAAQFYAAGLRPAGDDGGYLQKVPLVTYKAAGKGDMVWTAKRGQPQPLIFGEDFVPSANPAAKETNVSAPVVFVGRGIVAPQYKVDDYKGVDVRGKIVAIFAGAPDTFGGEERAYFGSPATKAWIAEQHGAIGIVTLDSPRAGPRARPFSAMTQYYDAPRMTWANPDGTGTSAAATTPYLGTISQAGAAKLFAGAKTPWATIAAQAAGDNPRYAPVALAGTLTASTSTAFTPAASSNVIGIIPGADPVLGKEVVILSAHLDHIGVSAERPGQPAGADRINNGALDNAIGIASLIEEAKTFTASGKPPRRTVMFLAVTGEEKGLVGSDFFANHPTVPLKDIVADVNLDMPVLLYKFEDMIVFGADRSTLGPIVKTAVNAAGVDLSPDPMPEQGFFVRSDHFNFVKKGIPSVFLWPGMKGEGRAKFEDFLSHRYHRPGDDLTQPILWDQGVRFVATNYAIAREIADAGVRPMWNKGDYFGTTYKGVIAK from the coding sequence ATGTTCCGTACGTTTGGCGCGTTGGCGCTGCTCGCGCTGTCGACCTCTGCTTTTGCCCAGACGGCGCCCGCCCCGGCCGCAACATCGCCGACCGCGAAGCTGGACCTCGCCGCGATCAACGCGCCGCTGCCCGCCGACCAGGCGGCGATGAAGGCGCACGTGCTGTTCCTGGCGTCGGACGCGATGAAGGGACGCGAGGCGGGCAGCCCGGAATTCGACATCGCCGCGCAATATGTCGCCGCGCAATTCTATGCCGCGGGGCTGCGCCCGGCGGGCGATGACGGCGGCTATCTGCAGAAGGTGCCGCTCGTCACGTACAAGGCGGCCGGCAAGGGCGACATGGTGTGGACCGCGAAGCGCGGCCAGCCGCAGCCGCTCATCTTCGGCGAGGATTTCGTGCCGAGCGCCAATCCGGCCGCCAAGGAAACCAACGTCTCCGCGCCCGTCGTCTTCGTCGGCCGCGGCATCGTCGCGCCGCAATACAAGGTCGACGATTACAAAGGCGTCGACGTGCGCGGCAAGATCGTCGCGATCTTCGCCGGCGCGCCGGACACGTTCGGCGGCGAGGAGCGCGCCTATTTCGGCAGCCCCGCGACCAAGGCATGGATCGCCGAGCAGCATGGCGCGATCGGCATCGTCACGCTCGACAGCCCGCGCGCCGGGCCGCGGGCGCGGCCATTTTCGGCGATGACGCAATATTATGATGCGCCGCGGATGACCTGGGCCAATCCGGACGGCACGGGGACGAGCGCGGCGGCGACGACGCCCTATCTGGGCACGATAAGCCAGGCGGGCGCAGCGAAGCTGTTCGCGGGCGCGAAGACGCCCTGGGCGACGATCGCGGCGCAGGCGGCGGGCGACAATCCGCGCTACGCACCCGTCGCGCTCGCCGGCACGCTGACCGCGAGCACGTCGACCGCCTTCACCCCGGCGGCGAGCAGCAACGTCATCGGCATCATCCCCGGCGCGGACCCGGTGTTGGGCAAGGAGGTGGTGATCCTGTCCGCGCACCTCGACCATATCGGCGTCAGCGCGGAGCGGCCGGGCCAGCCCGCGGGCGCGGACCGGATCAACAACGGCGCGCTCGACAATGCGATCGGCATCGCCAGCCTGATCGAGGAAGCGAAGACCTTCACCGCGAGCGGCAAGCCGCCCAGGCGCACCGTCATGTTCCTGGCGGTGACCGGCGAGGAGAAGGGGCTGGTCGGATCGGACTTTTTCGCCAACCACCCGACCGTGCCGCTGAAAGACATCGTCGCCGACGTCAATCTCGACATGCCCGTGCTGCTCTACAAGTTCGAGGACATGATCGTGTTCGGCGCGGACCGATCGACATTGGGCCCGATCGTCAAGACCGCGGTCAATGCGGCGGGCGTCGACCTGTCGCCCGATCCGATGCCCGAACAGGGCTTCTTCGTCCGCTCCGACCATTTCAACTTCGTCAAGAAGGGCATCCCCAGCGTCTTCCTGTGGCCGGGCATGAAGGGCGAAGGCCGCGCCAAGTTCGAGGATTTCCTGTCGCACCGCTATCACCGGCCGGGCGACGACCTGACTCAGCCGATCCTGTGGGATCAGGGCGTGCGCTTCGTCGCGACCAATTACGCGATCGCGCGCGAGATCGCCGACGCAGGCGTGCGGCCAATGTGGAACAAGGGCGATTATTTCGGCACGACGTACAAGGGCGTGATCGCCAAGTGA
- the pepN gene encoding aminopeptidase N → MLDVQTAPAQPSVIHRGDYRRPAWLVPDIHLDFDLDPAATIVRARLSVTRSGAHDEPLRLDGAGQQVRGVRVDGQTVNDWQVAGDQLVVPLAGDAHVVETEVAIVPESNTQLMGLYASSGILCTQCEAEGFRRITYFPDRPDVLSRYSVRMTADKARFPVLLANGDPVAAGDLDDGRHWAEWNDPFPKPCYLFALVAGDLAVNRGTFVTASGREVQLGIWVRAADIAKTDHALDALKTSMAWDERVYGREYDLDVFNIVAVDDFNFGAMENKGLNIFNSRYILADPDTATDYDYDAIAAVVAHEYFHNWSGNRITCRDWFQLSLKEGFTVYRDQGFSADQGSAAVKRIEDVRGLRASQFPEDSGPLAHPVRPESYLEISNFYTATIYNKGAELIRMMATILGPVKFRAATDLYFKRFDGTAATCEDFVACMEEAGDVDLAQFRLWYSQAGTPRVSASLSHTAGSGRATLRLAQQVPATPGQPDKAPMVLPLKVRLFGLETGRPLGDEQLVLLKDPAETIVFEAVTERPVLSINRGFSAPVVIESDRSPAELAFLSAHDDDPFARYEAMQQLMLDTLVAGAIDGGRADHEAVVTAVANTLENPDLDPAFVAEAVLLPSESFVGDQLSMVDPDAIFHAREALRRDLGRRLADRWRVAYAQAPQGPYVYTPEAKGRRRLRNVALGYIAAGGAADADALAFRQFEAADNMTDRQGALTVLASGHSGAREAALDIFYNRYAGNPLVIDKWFQTQALSSRDDTAALVADLARHPDFTLANPNRARALLGAFGVNQRAFNAPDGSGYRFLADQLIALDKLNPQTAAKLLPPLGRWRRFDAHRAERMRAELERIVATPGLSKDLFEQASKSLG, encoded by the coding sequence ATGCTCGACGTTCAGACCGCGCCCGCCCAGCCGTCCGTTATCCATCGCGGCGACTATCGTCGCCCCGCCTGGCTGGTGCCCGACATCCATCTGGACTTCGACCTCGATCCCGCCGCGACGATCGTGCGCGCGCGCCTGTCCGTGACGCGCAGCGGCGCGCATGACGAGCCGCTGCGTCTCGACGGCGCGGGGCAGCAGGTGCGTGGCGTCCGCGTCGACGGCCAGACGGTCAACGACTGGCAGGTGGCGGGCGATCAGCTCGTCGTCCCGCTCGCCGGCGACGCGCACGTCGTCGAGACCGAGGTGGCGATCGTCCCCGAAAGCAACACGCAGCTGATGGGCCTCTACGCGTCCAGCGGCATCCTGTGCACGCAATGCGAGGCGGAAGGGTTCCGCCGCATCACCTATTTCCCGGACCGGCCCGACGTACTCAGCCGCTACAGCGTGCGGATGACCGCGGACAAGGCGCGCTTTCCCGTCCTGCTCGCGAACGGCGATCCGGTCGCGGCGGGCGACCTCGACGACGGGCGCCACTGGGCGGAATGGAACGATCCCTTCCCCAAACCCTGCTACCTCTTCGCGCTCGTCGCGGGCGATCTCGCGGTCAATCGCGGCACGTTCGTCACCGCCTCGGGGCGCGAGGTGCAATTGGGCATCTGGGTGCGCGCGGCGGATATCGCGAAGACCGACCATGCGCTCGACGCGCTCAAGACGTCGATGGCGTGGGACGAGCGCGTCTACGGCCGCGAATATGATCTCGACGTGTTCAACATCGTCGCGGTCGACGATTTCAACTTCGGCGCGATGGAGAACAAGGGGCTGAACATCTTCAACAGCCGCTACATCCTCGCCGATCCCGACACCGCGACCGATTACGATTACGACGCGATCGCGGCGGTCGTCGCGCACGAATATTTCCACAATTGGTCGGGCAACCGCATCACCTGCCGCGACTGGTTCCAGCTTTCGCTCAAGGAAGGCTTCACCGTCTATCGCGACCAGGGTTTCTCCGCCGATCAGGGATCGGCGGCGGTCAAGCGGATCGAGGACGTGCGCGGCCTGCGCGCCAGCCAGTTTCCGGAGGATTCAGGGCCTCTCGCCCACCCCGTCCGTCCGGAAAGCTATCTCGAGATCAGCAATTTCTACACGGCGACCATCTACAACAAGGGCGCGGAGCTCATCCGGATGATGGCGACCATCCTGGGGCCCGTAAAGTTCCGCGCCGCCACCGACCTCTACTTCAAGCGGTTCGACGGCACCGCGGCGACGTGCGAGGATTTCGTCGCCTGCATGGAAGAGGCGGGCGACGTCGACCTCGCGCAATTCCGCTTATGGTACAGCCAGGCGGGCACGCCGCGCGTCTCCGCCAGCCTGTCGCACACCGCGGGCAGCGGCCGCGCGACCTTGCGCCTCGCGCAGCAGGTGCCCGCGACGCCCGGCCAGCCCGACAAGGCGCCGATGGTGCTGCCGCTCAAGGTGCGGCTGTTCGGGCTGGAGACCGGGCGTCCGCTCGGCGACGAACAGCTCGTGCTGCTCAAGGACCCGGCCGAGACGATCGTGTTCGAGGCGGTGACCGAACGGCCGGTGCTGTCGATCAATCGCGGCTTTTCCGCGCCCGTCGTGATCGAAAGCGATCGCAGCCCCGCCGAACTCGCCTTCCTGTCGGCGCACGACGACGATCCCTTCGCGCGCTACGAGGCGATGCAGCAGCTGATGCTCGACACGCTCGTCGCCGGTGCGATCGACGGCGGCCGTGCGGATCACGAAGCGGTCGTCACCGCGGTCGCGAATACGCTCGAAAACCCCGATCTCGACCCCGCCTTCGTCGCGGAGGCGGTGCTGCTGCCGTCGGAAAGCTTCGTCGGCGATCAATTGTCGATGGTCGATCCCGATGCCATCTTCCACGCGCGCGAGGCGCTGCGCCGCGATCTAGGCCGCCGGCTCGCCGACCGCTGGCGTGTCGCTTACGCGCAGGCGCCCCAGGGGCCGTACGTTTACACGCCGGAAGCGAAGGGGCGGCGCCGCCTGCGCAACGTCGCGCTCGGCTATATCGCGGCGGGCGGCGCGGCGGATGCCGATGCGCTCGCCTTCCGCCAGTTCGAGGCGGCGGACAATATGACCGACCGGCAGGGCGCGCTCACCGTGCTCGCCAGCGGTCATTCCGGCGCGCGCGAGGCGGCGCTCGACATCTTCTACAACCGCTATGCGGGCAATCCGCTCGTCATCGACAAATGGTTCCAGACGCAGGCGCTGTCGTCGCGCGACGATACCGCCGCGCTCGTCGCGGACCTCGCGCGCCATCCCGACTTCACGCTGGCGAACCCCAATCGTGCGCGCGCCTTGCTCGGCGCGTTCGGCGTCAACCAGCGCGCGTTCAACGCACCCGATGGTTCGGGCTATCGCTTCCTCGCCGATCAGCTGATCGCGCTCGACAAGCTCAATCCGCAGACCGCGGCGAAGCTGCTCCCCCCGCTCGGCCGCTGGCGCCGTTTTGACGCGCACCGCGCGGAGCGGATGCGCGCCGAACTCGAACGCATCGTCGCGACGCCCGGCCTGTCGAAGGACCTGTTCGAACAAGCGTCTAAAAGCCTGGGCTGA